A window of Pseudomonas guangdongensis contains these coding sequences:
- the hemF gene encoding oxygen-dependent coproporphyrinogen oxidase, with the protein MTDRIAAVKAYLLDLQDRICAALEAEDGRARFREDAWQRPGGGGGRTRVIENGAVIEKGGVNFSHVFGDALPPSASAHRPELAGRSFQALGVSLVIHPENPYVPTSHANVRFFSAEKEGEDAVWWFGGGFDLTPYYASEEDCIEWHRIARAACAPFGADVYPRYKEWCDRYFHLKHRGEPRGIGGLFFDDLNEWDFDTCFAFIRAVGDAYVEAYLPIVRRRKATPFGEREREFQSFRRGRYVEFNLVFDRGTLFGLQSGGRTESILMSLPPLVRWGYDWQPEPGTPEARLTDYFLKDRDWLGENA; encoded by the coding sequence GTGACCGACCGTATCGCCGCCGTGAAGGCCTACCTGCTCGACCTGCAAGACCGCATCTGCGCCGCCCTGGAGGCCGAGGACGGCCGCGCGCGCTTCCGCGAGGACGCCTGGCAGCGCCCCGGCGGCGGCGGCGGGCGCACCCGGGTGATCGAGAACGGCGCGGTGATCGAGAAGGGCGGGGTCAACTTCTCCCACGTGTTCGGCGACGCCCTGCCGCCCTCGGCCAGCGCCCACCGTCCGGAACTGGCCGGGCGCAGCTTCCAGGCCCTCGGCGTGTCGCTGGTGATCCACCCGGAAAACCCCTACGTGCCCACCTCCCACGCCAACGTGCGCTTCTTCAGCGCCGAGAAGGAGGGCGAGGACGCGGTCTGGTGGTTCGGCGGCGGCTTCGACCTGACTCCCTACTACGCCAGCGAGGAAGACTGCATCGAGTGGCACCGCATCGCCCGCGCCGCCTGCGCGCCGTTCGGCGCCGACGTCTACCCGCGCTACAAAGAATGGTGCGACCGCTACTTCCACCTCAAGCACCGCGGCGAGCCGCGCGGCATCGGCGGCCTGTTCTTCGACGACCTCAACGAGTGGGACTTCGACACCTGCTTCGCCTTCATCCGCGCGGTGGGCGACGCCTATGTCGAGGCCTACCTGCCGATCGTCCGGCGCCGCAAGGCCACGCCCTTCGGCGAGCGCGAGCGCGAGTTCCAGTCCTTCCGCCGTGGCCGCTACGTCGAGTTCAACCTGGTGTTCGACCGCGGCACCCTGTTCGGCCTGCAGTCGGGCGGGCGTACCGAGTCGATCCTCATGTCGCTGCCGCCGCTGGTGCGCTGGGGCTACGACTGGCAGCCGGAGCCGGGCACCCCGGAGGCGCGCCTGACCGACTACTTCCTCAAGGACCGCGACTGGCTGGGCGAGAACGCCTGA